A genomic window from Xenorhabdus cabanillasii includes:
- the bioD gene encoding ATP-dependent dethiobiotin synthetase BioD, with the protein MLTRLFVTGTDTNIGKTVVTRALLQVFNREGTIAVGYELLAKEESQIDFIQMTNCLNKLSHKADRVIVDGKGGWRALSQNNAFYSDWVVKEKLPVILVVGIQAGCVNHAILTAQSIINDGLPLIGWIPNRINPGLAHYAIVLDKLRCHIPAPQLGEIPYLLRPEERDLSHYLDISVISAFDN; encoded by the coding sequence ATGTTAACGCGCTTATTTGTTACAGGCACGGATACCAACATCGGTAAAACAGTTGTTACCCGCGCATTACTGCAAGTCTTTAATCGTGAAGGGACAATCGCAGTAGGATATGAACTTCTTGCAAAGGAAGAAAGTCAAATTGATTTTATTCAAATGACAAACTGTCTTAACAAATTGAGTCATAAAGCAGATCGCGTAATCGTTGATGGAAAAGGTGGCTGGCGTGCATTATCGCAAAATAATGCGTTCTATTCTGATTGGGTAGTGAAGGAAAAACTGCCTGTTATTTTAGTCGTTGGGATCCAAGCCGGATGTGTCAACCATGCCATTCTGACTGCCCAATCGATTATTAATGATGGGTTACCACTGATTGGTTGGATACCCAATCGTATTAATCCTGGATTAGCACATTACGCAATAGTATTAGATAAGTTACGTTGTCACATACCAGCACCTCAACTAGGTGAAATTCCCTATCTTTTGAGGCCAGAAGAACGGGATTTGTCTCATTATCTGGATATCTCAGTTATATCGGCATTTGATAATTGA
- a CDS encoding DUF1283 family protein, whose protein sequence is MNIHRSLIAKIIPVISLLLPLFWQTPAFSNPCTSSNCITINGGGENSMTKEDARQSKEEWNDQRSLRNKVNKRREKDFDKHEIDVDNRDACLKNSNLNAYWEPNTKRCLDINTGRPIDPE, encoded by the coding sequence ATGAATATTCATCGTTCCTTAATAGCCAAGATTATCCCTGTAATTTCTCTTCTCTTGCCATTATTTTGGCAGACACCTGCTTTTTCCAATCCTTGTACATCAAGTAATTGCATCACTATCAATGGTGGTGGTGAAAACTCAATGACTAAAGAAGATGCTCGACAGAGCAAAGAGGAATGGAACGATCAACGGTCTCTACGTAATAAGGTTAATAAACGCAGGGAAAAAGATTTTGATAAACATGAAATCGATGTTGACAATCGTGATGCTTGTTTGAAAAACTCTAACCTGAATGCTTATTGGGAACCGAACACAAAACGCTGTCTGGATATCAATACAGGTCGCCCTATTGACCCCGAATAA
- a CDS encoding DUF1161 domain-containing protein, with product MKKLLLTGAMFIAASVSSVTQASQDPQNQNSQNIVSSQNQNIVTCESLKEQIAQKIINNGIKETDFKLEVVASAQMDYGSGKVVGSCNHGKQKIIYTRFTHSADEKKADN from the coding sequence GTGAAAAAACTCTTGCTAACCGGGGCTATGTTTATTGCTGCTTCTGTATCTTCTGTTACACAAGCCTCGCAAGATCCACAAAATCAAAATTCACAAAATATAGTGAGTTCACAAAATCAAAATATAGTGACGTGCGAAAGTCTGAAAGAGCAAATTGCACAAAAAATCATTAATAATGGTATTAAAGAAACAGACTTCAAACTTGAAGTTGTTGCGAGTGCTCAGATGGATTACGGTAGTGGGAAAGTTGTCGGAAGCTGTAATCATGGTAAACAAAAAATTATTTATACCCGATTCACTCACTCCGCTGACGAGAAAAAGGCCGATAATTAA